The Lysobacter sp. HDW10 genome window below encodes:
- the mscL gene encoding large-conductance mechanosensitive channel protein MscL, with amino-acid sequence MGMMTEFKAFIAKGNVVDLAVGVVIGAAFGKIVTALVDGIVMPMLSMVTGGVSFKDWKHVITPAITDATGKQTAAEVAIRYGEFIQVCIDFLLIAFVIFLFIKAYNRMREPAADAPPAEDVLLLREIRDALKK; translated from the coding sequence ATGGGCATGATGACTGAATTCAAGGCGTTCATCGCCAAAGGCAATGTGGTCGACCTCGCCGTCGGTGTGGTGATTGGCGCAGCGTTCGGCAAGATTGTGACGGCACTTGTCGATGGCATCGTGATGCCCATGTTGAGCATGGTCACCGGGGGCGTCAGCTTCAAGGACTGGAAGCATGTCATCACGCCCGCGATCACTGACGCCACGGGTAAGCAAACTGCCGCGGAAGTGGCCATTCGCTATGGCGAGTTCATTCAAGTCTGTATCGACTTCTTGCTGATTGCGTTCGTGATCTTTCTCTTCATCAAGGCCTACAACCGCATGCGTGAGCCCGCAGCTGATGCGCCGCCCGCAGAAGACGTGCTGCTGTTGCGCGAAATTCGCGATGCTTTGAAAAAGTAA
- a CDS encoding Rieske (2Fe-2S) protein has translation MKNAPKLEQLSEGLVSEIELTIAGELESVIVLREAARVQAWLNVCPHAGRRLDYAPGEFLRTPDGLLMCAVHGATFDLADGRCVGGPCIGASLTPVQLEVDEAGVLYLAE, from the coding sequence ATGAAAAACGCACCGAAACTCGAACAGCTTTCAGAGGGCTTGGTCAGCGAGATCGAGCTGACTATCGCAGGCGAGCTGGAATCCGTCATCGTCTTGCGTGAGGCGGCGCGTGTGCAGGCATGGCTCAATGTGTGTCCGCATGCCGGGCGGCGATTGGACTATGCGCCGGGTGAGTTCTTGCGGACGCCAGACGGCCTCCTGATGTGCGCCGTGCATGGTGCCACTTTTGACTTGGCAGACGGACGCTGTGTGGGCGGACCTTGTATCGGCGCCTCACTGACGCCTGTGCAATTGGAAGTAGACGAAGCGGGCGTCCTGTATCTCGCGGAGTAG
- a CDS encoding SLC13 family permease: protein MENALVLSSEMTLVLGLLLLTMGLFVFERFRSDVVALIVLVLLGLTGLVAPEDLFGGFSGSAVISIMATMILGAGLERTGALNRLAGWLLRRSNGEEGRLLWMTSLSAGLISSLMQNPSVMALFMPVASRISSRTGIATSRMLYPIACAIVMGGALTMVGNSPLILLNDLLLSANDKLPSGAASMDAFKMFAPLPIGLILVFASILYFRYHGDARLHESDRGVTPGRTQSYFAQTYGIEGEVFELTVDTASPLVGTTIGELELLEDAPLILALRSNGESRLAPPGDARIWVGDIIGALGNAEVIGRFAKAHGLRVSVRLSEFGELFNPSRAGIAEAVIPANSRYIGKSAGEMRLRKRVGLSLLAINRDREVIRDNVRDLSLRAGDMLVFHSAWQNLAEIASQKDFVVVTDYPKGEQRPHKFKIAMAIFAVTMLLALSSRIPVPIALMTGVVGMLVTGVIRMDEAYAAINWKTVFLMACLIPLGWAMDASGTSAWIAGHTVDKIPAQTPIWLIELAVALLTVAFSLVISHVGATIMMVPIAINMALAVGAEPRVFALIVALSASNNFMTATNPVISMISGPGNYSQKDLLQIGLPLSMIYTCIIVLAVNLLL from the coding sequence ATGGAAAACGCGCTCGTCCTCAGCAGCGAAATGACGCTTGTGCTCGGTCTGTTGCTGTTGACGATGGGCTTGTTTGTATTTGAGCGCTTCAGATCCGACGTTGTCGCGCTGATCGTGCTCGTGTTGCTCGGACTGACCGGGCTAGTCGCACCGGAAGATTTGTTCGGCGGCTTCTCCGGTAGCGCCGTCATCAGCATCATGGCTACCATGATTCTCGGCGCAGGCTTGGAGCGCACCGGTGCACTCAATCGCTTAGCGGGTTGGTTATTGCGCCGATCAAATGGCGAAGAAGGTCGCTTGCTTTGGATGACCTCGCTCTCTGCGGGCCTCATTTCTTCGCTGATGCAGAACCCCTCTGTCATGGCATTGTTCATGCCGGTTGCGTCGCGGATTTCATCCCGCACCGGCATCGCCACATCACGCATGTTGTATCCGATTGCCTGCGCCATTGTCATGGGTGGTGCACTCACCATGGTCGGCAATTCACCGCTGATCCTGTTGAATGATTTGCTGCTCTCCGCCAACGACAAGCTGCCCTCCGGTGCAGCATCGATGGATGCTTTCAAGATGTTTGCGCCACTGCCTATCGGCTTGATCTTGGTGTTTGCATCGATCTTGTACTTCCGCTATCACGGCGACGCACGTTTGCATGAAAGCGATCGCGGTGTGACACCAGGTCGGACGCAAAGCTATTTTGCGCAAACGTACGGCATTGAAGGTGAGGTGTTCGAGCTCACCGTTGATACCGCCAGCCCATTGGTGGGCACAACAATCGGCGAACTTGAACTCCTTGAAGACGCGCCGTTGATTCTGGCGCTGCGTAGTAATGGTGAATCGCGCCTCGCGCCACCGGGTGATGCGCGTATTTGGGTCGGCGACATCATTGGCGCGCTCGGCAATGCGGAAGTGATCGGACGCTTTGCAAAGGCGCATGGCTTGCGCGTTTCAGTTCGTCTGAGTGAGTTTGGTGAACTGTTCAACCCCAGTCGCGCAGGGATTGCTGAAGCCGTGATCCCGGCAAACTCGCGATACATCGGCAAGAGCGCGGGTGAGATGCGACTCCGCAAGCGTGTGGGCCTGAGCTTACTTGCGATCAATCGTGATCGCGAAGTGATCCGCGACAACGTGCGTGATTTGTCTCTGCGTGCCGGCGACATGCTCGTGTTTCATAGCGCGTGGCAGAACTTGGCAGAAATTGCCTCGCAGAAAGACTTCGTGGTGGTCACCGATTACCCCAAGGGTGAACAACGTCCGCATAAATTCAAAATCGCGATGGCCATCTTTGCGGTCACGATGTTGCTTGCGCTGTCATCGCGCATCCCGGTGCCGATCGCGTTGATGACGGGCGTGGTCGGCATGTTGGTGACAGGCGTCATCCGCATGGATGAAGCCTATGCCGCTATCAATTGGAAGACTGTCTTCCTCATGGCCTGCTTGATTCCCTTGGGCTGGGCAATGGATGCGAGCGGCACTTCGGCGTGGATCGCAGGCCATACGGTCGACAAGATCCCCGCGCAGACACCGATCTGGTTGATTGAGCTGGCTGTTGCGCTTTTAACTGTGGCGTTTTCACTCGTGATCAGTCACGTCGGCGCCACCATCATGATGGTGCCGATTGCCATCAACATGGCCTTGGCGGTCGGCGCGGAACCGCGTGTGTTCGCGCTTATCGTTGCGCTCTCCGCATCGAACAATTTCATGACCGCCACGAACCCGGTCATCTCGATGATCTCCGGACCCGGTAATTATTCGCAAAAAGACTTGCTGCAGATCGGCTTACCGCTGTCGATGATCTATACCTGCATCATCGTTCTAGCTGTCAATCTCTTGCTCTAA
- the trmB gene encoding tRNA (guanosine(46)-N7)-methyltransferase TrmB encodes MTDPFNSPGAKAPPRPYTRDDSKRRIRSFVLRQGRFTDAQQRAFDAQWPRYGIDFSGTPQDFDALFGRQAPRILEIGFGNGEALRFSANLDPARDHIGIEVHAPGVGRLLNALAADNLSNVRVYHHDAVEVLEQEIADGSLDEIRIYFPDPWHKKRHNKRRLVNPEFARLLVRKLAPNGRVHLATDWPAYAEHMWDVLDETAGLVNTAGPRGHIPRPAWRPQTHFETRGQRLGHPVFDMLYARGP; translated from the coding sequence ATGACCGATCCGTTCAACAGCCCCGGTGCGAAGGCGCCCCCTCGCCCCTATACACGCGACGATTCAAAACGTCGCATTCGCAGTTTTGTATTACGTCAGGGTCGGTTTACCGACGCGCAACAACGTGCCTTCGATGCGCAGTGGCCGCGCTACGGCATCGACTTCAGTGGTACGCCGCAAGACTTTGATGCGCTGTTCGGTCGCCAAGCGCCGCGCATCTTGGAGATCGGTTTCGGCAACGGTGAGGCGCTGCGTTTCTCTGCAAACTTGGATCCGGCACGCGACCACATCGGCATCGAGGTGCATGCGCCCGGCGTCGGTCGCTTGTTGAATGCATTGGCTGCAGACAATCTCAGCAACGTTCGTGTGTATCACCACGATGCGGTGGAAGTGCTCGAGCAAGAAATTGCGGACGGCAGCTTGGATGAAATCAGAATCTATTTTCCCGATCCGTGGCACAAAAAACGTCACAACAAGCGCCGCTTGGTGAACCCGGAATTTGCGCGCTTGTTGGTTCGCAAACTCGCGCCCAATGGTCGTGTACATTTGGCCACCGATTGGCCGGCGTATGCAGAGCATATGTGGGATGTCTTGGATGAGACGGCGGGCTTGGTCAACACGGCCGGGCCTCGTGGACACATTCCTCGCCCCGCTTGGCGCCCACAAACGCACTTTGAAACACGTGGCCAGCGTCTGGGACATCCTGTCTTCGACATGCTCTACGCACGCGGTCCCTGA
- a CDS encoding thiazole synthase codes for MNESLKNDALVIAGKTYRSRLLTGTGKFKDMQETRLATEAAGTEIVTLAVRRVNIGQNPDEPNLLDVLPPDTYTILPNTAGCYTADDAVRTCKLARELLDGHSLVKLEVLGDERTLYPDVVQTLKAAELLVAANFDVMVYTSDDPILARQLEEIGCVAVMPLAAPIGSGLGIQNRYTLLEIIENAKVPIIVDAGVGTASDAAIAMELGCDGVLMNTAIAGARDPILMASAMRHAVIAGREAFLAGRIPRKRFASASSPIDGLIAAS; via the coding sequence ATGAATGAATCCCTCAAAAACGACGCGCTCGTCATTGCCGGAAAGACCTATCGCTCACGCTTGTTGACCGGCACGGGCAAGTTCAAAGACATGCAAGAAACCCGCCTGGCCACAGAGGCAGCGGGCACCGAGATCGTGACCTTGGCGGTGCGCCGAGTGAATATCGGTCAGAACCCCGACGAACCGAACTTGCTGGACGTCTTGCCGCCCGACACCTATACGATTCTGCCGAACACCGCGGGGTGCTACACCGCCGACGACGCCGTGCGTACCTGCAAATTGGCCCGCGAATTGCTCGACGGCCATTCGCTAGTGAAGCTGGAAGTATTGGGCGATGAGCGCACCTTGTACCCGGACGTCGTGCAAACCTTGAAGGCCGCCGAATTGCTCGTCGCGGCGAACTTCGATGTCATGGTCTACACCAGCGACGATCCCATTCTCGCCCGCCAGCTCGAAGAGATCGGTTGCGTGGCGGTCATGCCGTTGGCAGCACCGATTGGCTCGGGTCTCGGCATCCAGAATCGCTATACCTTGCTTGAAATTATTGAGAACGCAAAGGTGCCGATCATTGTTGACGCAGGTGTGGGCACCGCGAGCGATGCCGCCATTGCGATGGAACTTGGCTGCGACGGCGTCTTGATGAATACCGCCATCGCAGGCGCTCGTGATCCGATTCTGATGGCCTCAGCGATGCGCCACGCGGTCATCGCCGGACGCGAAGCGTTCTTGGCCGGACGCATTCCGCGCAAACGCTTTGCAAGTGCATCTTCGCCGATTGATGGATTGATCGCCGCGTCATGA
- the thiS gene encoding sulfur carrier protein ThiS, whose amino-acid sequence MDIVFNGSAEHLPDNASVYDLLVHAALHQRRVAVEVNGEIVPKSLHATHVLRDGDTVEIVHALGGG is encoded by the coding sequence ATGGACATCGTTTTCAATGGCAGCGCCGAACACCTTCCAGACAACGCCTCGGTCTATGACCTGCTCGTTCACGCAGCCTTGCATCAGCGCCGTGTCGCGGTGGAAGTCAACGGCGAAATCGTGCCAAAGAGCCTGCATGCGACCCATGTGCTGCGAGACGGGGATACCGTTGAGATCGTCCATGCCCTGGGCGGTGGCTAA
- a CDS encoding autotransporter domain-containing protein, translating into MKHRVPLLRAALAVSIAASCGQVAAQTNTTDLHSQTFSQTIFFGDSLTDAGFFRPLLPPNAQAVVGQFVTNPGLVWSQDMAQYYGTDASAAWFGTGAGTRPSTGNNYAVGGARVATDVNGPLGFTPSLKTQVNAYLSRTGGRADPNALYTVWGGANDLFTITASTPPATAQATIGAAVTNEIALIGQLKAAGAQYILVPNIPDLGVTPSMRVQGAAAQAQATAIATAYNNALYSGVSQQNLRIIPLDTFNFIREVVATPAMFGFTNVTSTACLPAYTASALTCNPLSYASPDAASTYAFADGVHPSTAAYKLLADYAVATIEGPRQIGVLPQSAAVSNKNRFNALSTQLSTATPNEGMHWWVGGRFDVNRYHRGAPGDGFDGTGGAANGGVGWWKGGMGYGVALGYAQTSFDFGAQRGDAKQKEVNVTGFFNYVDESGLFANAQLGYTRLDFDVHRKIPLGIAMRQHDGSTNGDILALGAEAGYMFKGEKLDHGPVVSVLGQQVRVDGYTESGAGQSTALAFDDQKFNALTASVGYEGRLKINDHFTTSTRLAWQKDLKKNDAQVSAHMTSLGGMAYSVPGPQFDRDYLMLTTSARTKLGGIDLFAGLNSTLMRKGGLNTTVFVNVGRNF; encoded by the coding sequence ATGAAGCACCGTGTTCCGCTGCTGCGCGCAGCGCTTGCTGTGTCCATCGCAGCATCCTGCGGCCAAGTGGCCGCGCAAACAAACACCACCGATCTGCATTCGCAGACGTTTTCGCAAACCATTTTTTTCGGTGATAGTTTGACCGACGCTGGATTCTTCCGGCCTCTGTTACCGCCGAATGCGCAGGCGGTCGTGGGACAGTTCGTCACCAACCCAGGTCTGGTGTGGTCGCAAGACATGGCGCAGTACTACGGGACCGATGCGTCAGCTGCGTGGTTTGGTACGGGCGCTGGCACACGACCTTCTACGGGCAACAACTACGCTGTAGGTGGCGCGCGCGTCGCAACGGATGTCAATGGTCCTTTGGGCTTTACGCCGTCGTTGAAGACGCAAGTCAACGCTTATCTTTCACGAACCGGCGGCCGTGCTGACCCGAACGCTTTGTATACCGTCTGGGGCGGGGCCAATGATCTGTTTACGATCACAGCCTCAACGCCTCCGGCGACAGCGCAAGCCACGATCGGCGCAGCCGTCACCAATGAGATTGCACTGATCGGCCAGTTGAAAGCCGCCGGTGCGCAATACATCTTGGTGCCGAACATTCCGGACCTCGGGGTGACGCCGTCAATGCGCGTGCAAGGTGCGGCAGCACAAGCACAAGCGACAGCGATTGCGACGGCTTACAACAATGCGTTGTATTCCGGTGTTTCGCAGCAGAACCTGCGCATCATTCCGCTCGATACCTTCAATTTCATCCGTGAAGTCGTGGCCACGCCTGCGATGTTTGGCTTTACGAATGTGACAAGCACAGCCTGTTTGCCGGCGTATACCGCATCCGCCTTGACCTGTAATCCCTTGAGCTACGCATCGCCGGATGCAGCGAGTACGTACGCCTTTGCAGACGGTGTCCACCCGAGCACGGCGGCCTACAAGTTATTGGCTGACTATGCCGTCGCGACCATCGAAGGGCCGCGCCAAATCGGCGTGTTGCCGCAAAGTGCAGCGGTGTCGAACAAGAACCGCTTCAATGCTTTGAGCACGCAACTGTCGACCGCAACGCCGAACGAAGGGATGCATTGGTGGGTCGGTGGACGATTCGATGTGAATCGCTATCACCGCGGTGCACCGGGTGACGGCTTTGACGGTACGGGCGGTGCAGCCAACGGCGGCGTGGGCTGGTGGAAGGGCGGCATGGGTTACGGTGTCGCGCTTGGCTACGCACAAACTTCGTTTGACTTCGGCGCACAACGCGGCGACGCCAAGCAGAAAGAAGTGAATGTCACGGGCTTCTTCAACTATGTTGATGAGAGCGGCCTGTTCGCCAATGCACAATTGGGCTACACCCGTTTGGACTTTGACGTGCATCGCAAGATCCCGCTGGGCATCGCCATGCGTCAACACGACGGCAGCACCAACGGTGACATCCTCGCACTGGGCGCCGAGGCTGGCTACATGTTCAAGGGCGAAAAGCTTGACCATGGTCCGGTCGTGTCTGTCTTGGGTCAACAAGTGCGCGTCGACGGCTACACCGAGTCAGGCGCAGGTCAATCGACGGCGCTGGCGTTCGACGATCAGAAGTTCAATGCACTCACGGCCAGCGTCGGCTACGAAGGTCGTTTGAAGATCAACGATCACTTCACCACCTCGACGCGTCTGGCATGGCAAAAAGACCTAAAGAAGAACGACGCGCAAGTGTCGGCGCACATGACATCGTTGGGTGGCATGGCGTATTCAGTGCCGGGTCCTCAGTTTGATCGTGACTATTTGATGTTGACCACGTCAGCCCGCACGAAGCTCGGCGGTATCGATCTGTTTGCGGGTTTGAACAGCACGCTGATGCGGAAAGGTGGCCTGAATACGACGGTCTTTGTGAACGTCGGGCGCAACTTCTAA
- a CDS encoding RimK/LysX family protein, with amino-acid sequence MQELVCLGWREYLSLPDLGILRIRAKVDTGARTSSLHVDDYETFRQDGALWVRFSITPHKKATVVTVSCPVADERRVIDSGGHASQRIFIRSTLRLAGVDVPIELNLASRDGMRFPMLLGRTAMQGRFTVDPAHSYLHKRASTALHAQGRP; translated from the coding sequence ATGCAAGAACTCGTGTGCCTCGGTTGGCGTGAATACCTGTCTTTGCCGGACTTGGGGATTTTGCGCATCCGCGCCAAAGTAGATACGGGCGCACGGACGTCTTCCTTGCACGTGGATGACTACGAAACCTTCCGGCAAGACGGCGCCTTATGGGTGCGGTTTTCAATCACGCCGCACAAGAAGGCAACGGTAGTGACCGTGTCTTGTCCGGTGGCGGACGAGCGTCGCGTGATCGATTCGGGCGGCCATGCCAGCCAGCGAATTTTCATTCGATCCACCTTGCGTTTGGCAGGGGTCGACGTACCGATCGAACTCAACCTGGCAAGCCGAGACGGCATGCGTTTCCCAATGCTGCTGGGACGAACGGCAATGCAGGGACGATTCACTGTTGACCCCGCACACTCGTATTTACACAAACGTGCAAGCACTGCACTTCATGCACAAGGACGTCCATGA
- the rimK gene encoding 30S ribosomal protein S6--L-glutamate ligase, producing the protein MKLAILSRNSKLYSTRRLVEAARERGHTVRVLDPLRCYMKISEDGFEMHYKGMLLRGYSAVIPRVGASITRYGCAVLRQFELMGCYTPNTSDAILKARDKLRTHQLLAAQSIGLPATVFGDNPDDTDDLLSMLGKPPHVIKLSEGTQGAGVMLAEKLSAARGMVEALRGLRADFLVQEFIEEAKGADLRCFVVGGKVVGAMRRQAARGDFRSNLHRGGTAKAIMPTRDEIEVAVRAAHVLGLNVAGVDLIRSKRGPLVLEVNSSPGLEGIEAATGMDIAGIIVDHVCASDIAINATRQRRKKAATSKRAKPPVKKRKA; encoded by the coding sequence ATGAAACTCGCCATTCTCTCTCGTAACAGCAAGCTCTATTCCACGCGACGATTGGTTGAAGCGGCGCGCGAGCGAGGCCACACCGTCCGCGTGCTTGATCCACTGCGCTGCTATATGAAAATCTCGGAAGACGGTTTCGAGATGCATTACAAAGGGATGTTGTTGCGGGGCTACAGCGCGGTCATTCCGCGCGTGGGTGCATCCATTACGCGTTACGGATGCGCGGTATTGCGACAGTTTGAATTGATGGGGTGTTACACACCCAACACGTCTGATGCGATTTTAAAAGCGCGCGACAAGCTGCGTACACATCAGTTGCTGGCAGCGCAATCCATTGGTTTGCCGGCCACCGTTTTTGGTGACAATCCTGACGATACGGATGATCTGTTGTCGATGTTGGGCAAGCCACCGCACGTGATCAAGCTCTCTGAAGGCACGCAAGGCGCGGGCGTCATGCTGGCAGAGAAGTTATCGGCGGCGCGCGGGATGGTCGAAGCGCTGCGCGGTTTGCGCGCAGACTTCCTCGTACAAGAATTTATCGAAGAAGCGAAGGGCGCAGACCTGCGCTGCTTTGTGGTTGGCGGCAAAGTCGTGGGGGCGATGCGCCGACAAGCCGCGCGCGGAGATTTCCGCAGCAACTTACACCGCGGCGGCACCGCCAAAGCGATCATGCCGACGCGCGATGAAATCGAAGTGGCCGTGCGTGCGGCGCACGTGTTGGGTTTGAACGTCGCGGGTGTCGATTTGATTCGATCAAAGCGTGGCCCCCTTGTGCTCGAAGTGAATTCCTCACCCGGTCTGGAAGGCATTGAGGCCGCTACGGGCATGGATATCGCGGGCATCATCGTCGACCACGTCTGCGCGTCAGATATCGCCATCAATGCCACGCGCCAGCGTCGCAAGAAGGCAGCGACGTCCAAGCGTGCGAAGCCGCCTGTAAAAAAGCGTAAAGCCTGA
- a CDS encoding response regulator transcription factor produces MRILVIEDNQDIAANLGDYLEDRGHTVDFAADGVTGLHLAVVNDFDAIVLDLNLPGMDGLDVCRKLRNDARKQTPILMLTARDTLDNKLEGFESGADDYLVKPFALQEVDVRLNALSRRGKGVQARVLNVSDLEYNLDTLEVRRQGKLLQLNPTALKILQSLMEASPAVVTRQDLETRVWGEELPDSDSLRVHIHGLRAVIDKPFEHPLIQTRHGIGYRIAETDAG; encoded by the coding sequence ATGCGCATTCTCGTCATCGAAGACAATCAAGACATCGCTGCAAACTTGGGCGATTACCTCGAAGACCGTGGTCATACGGTAGATTTCGCAGCCGACGGCGTCACGGGATTGCATTTGGCCGTAGTCAACGATTTCGACGCTATCGTCTTGGATCTCAACTTACCGGGTATGGACGGCCTCGATGTCTGTCGCAAACTGCGCAATGATGCGCGCAAGCAAACCCCGATTTTGATGTTGACCGCGCGTGACACGCTCGACAATAAGTTGGAAGGATTTGAGTCCGGCGCGGACGACTACTTGGTGAAACCCTTTGCCTTGCAGGAAGTCGATGTTCGCCTCAATGCACTTTCGCGCCGTGGCAAAGGCGTGCAAGCACGCGTGCTCAACGTGTCCGATCTCGAATACAACTTGGATACGTTGGAAGTGCGTCGCCAGGGCAAGCTGCTGCAGCTCAATCCCACCGCGCTAAAGATTTTGCAATCTTTGATGGAAGCGTCGCCGGCCGTCGTCACGCGTCAAGATTTGGAAACGCGGGTGTGGGGTGAAGAGTTGCCGGACAGCGATTCGCTTCGCGTCCATATTCACGGTTTGCGCGCCGTCATCGACAAGCCGTTTGAACATCCGCTGATTCAGACGCGGCACGGTATTGGCTATCGCATCGCGGAAACCGATGCAGGCTAA
- a CDS encoding HAMP domain-containing sensor histidine kinase translates to MQANLSGPIDRVVAGANRRRLRTRIVLSFLLLSVLLTVLFASATLYIRDRLEREVVEKTMRRELNSLVRQIELNPDRSPTFTLYDAATFGEGKTQDISPLYRDLGPGVHEVREVAEDGTPHVWKAAVGKGRVSSTGKGFTTIVRLDVTDASDTTEKLRRWLIASVFGFTALALVLSVWSASRIMRPLLELLKLIRERGRTENSHETPLAQHFADDEVGELAAALDAYSERMRSTAKRERELNADVSHELRTPLAVIRSTVELMMDSSDLTPKMLERIQRIQRAQESGAAITETLLNLSREERVSGNASVARIVEQLLEAHRLQMRRGKQLDLCMEGNTALVVDAPDATVNVAVGNLIANAVKYTESGTVTVRINQDSVDVLDTGPGLSEADAQRLTERGYRGDAATNTKGGGIGLSIVTRICELYGWDVQIGNRRDGQQGTRASLLFKT, encoded by the coding sequence ATGCAGGCTAATTTATCCGGTCCGATTGATCGCGTTGTGGCCGGCGCAAACCGACGGCGGTTGCGGACACGCATCGTGCTGTCGTTCCTGCTGCTGAGCGTCTTGCTTACCGTCTTGTTTGCTTCGGCCACCCTGTACATCCGGGATCGCCTAGAACGCGAGGTGGTTGAAAAAACCATGCGCCGCGAACTGAACAGCCTCGTCCGGCAGATTGAGCTGAACCCCGATCGTTCGCCCACGTTCACTCTGTATGACGCCGCCACATTCGGTGAAGGCAAAACTCAAGACATCAGTCCGCTTTATCGTGACCTGGGTCCGGGCGTACATGAAGTGCGGGAAGTCGCTGAAGACGGGACACCGCATGTTTGGAAAGCCGCAGTCGGCAAGGGCCGGGTCTCCTCAACCGGCAAGGGTTTCACGACGATCGTCCGGCTCGATGTGACCGACGCGTCAGATACGACGGAAAAGTTACGACGTTGGTTGATCGCGAGTGTTTTTGGATTCACTGCGCTCGCCTTGGTATTGAGTGTATGGTCGGCCTCTCGCATCATGCGACCCTTGCTCGAATTGTTGAAGCTGATTCGCGAGCGCGGTCGCACTGAGAACAGCCACGAAACGCCTTTGGCGCAGCATTTTGCAGATGATGAAGTGGGCGAGCTTGCGGCCGCGCTGGATGCGTATTCCGAGCGCATGCGGTCGACTGCAAAGCGCGAACGTGAATTGAACGCCGACGTCAGCCACGAGTTGCGCACGCCACTTGCGGTGATTCGCAGCACCGTAGAGTTGATGATGGATTCGTCCGACCTCACCCCGAAGATGCTCGAACGCATTCAACGTATTCAACGCGCGCAAGAAAGTGGTGCGGCCATCACTGAAACACTTTTGAACTTGTCTCGCGAAGAGCGTGTCTCGGGCAATGCCTCAGTCGCGCGCATCGTTGAGCAGTTGCTCGAAGCGCATCGTTTGCAAATGCGTCGCGGCAAGCAACTCGATTTGTGCATGGAAGGCAATACGGCGCTGGTGGTCGATGCACCGGATGCCACGGTCAATGTGGCCGTCGGCAATCTCATTGCCAATGCCGTGAAATACACGGAATCGGGCACTGTCACTGTGCGCATCAACCAAGACAGCGTGGACGTGTTGGACACAGGGCCCGGTCTTTCCGAGGCAGACGCCCAGCGTTTAACCGAGCGCGGCTATCGCGGGGACGCGGCAACGAATACCAAAGGCGGTGGCATCGGACTCTCCATCGTCACGCGCATTTGTGAGCTGTATGGATGGGATGTACAGATTGGCAATCGCCGCGATGGCCAGCAAGGCACGCGCGCGAGTTTGCTGTTTAAAACCTAA
- a CDS encoding branched-chain amino acid transaminase, with product MEYPNWIWHNGSIKPWADATVHVMAHALHYGSSVFEGIRCYDTPNGPVIFRLTDHNKRLFQSARIHEIDMPYDLATINAACREVIRKNEFKTGYLRPVAFRGLGGFGLSADTPTDVAVATWKMGAYLGDGVLEQGIDACVSSWQRFAPNTIPAGAKAGGNYLSGQLVAREARRLGFGEGIALASTGLLSEGAGENLFLVFDGVLHTTPVSAALLNGITRNSLMTLARDAGIDVVERDLPREYLYLCDEVFMCGTAAEITPIRSVDGRQVGSGRAGPVTLTLQELFFGLFSGKTPDKYGWLEAV from the coding sequence ATGGAATACCCGAACTGGATTTGGCACAATGGGTCCATCAAACCTTGGGCCGACGCAACCGTCCACGTCATGGCGCATGCGCTGCACTACGGCTCATCGGTATTCGAAGGCATTCGTTGTTACGACACACCCAACGGACCCGTAATCTTTCGCTTGACCGACCACAACAAGCGGCTGTTCCAATCCGCGCGCATCCATGAAATTGACATGCCTTACGACTTGGCGACGATCAATGCTGCGTGCCGCGAAGTGATTCGAAAGAATGAGTTCAAGACCGGCTATCTGCGCCCGGTCGCATTCCGTGGTTTGGGTGGCTTTGGATTGTCGGCAGACACCCCGACCGATGTCGCTGTCGCCACTTGGAAGATGGGCGCATATCTGGGTGACGGCGTGCTGGAGCAAGGCATTGATGCTTGCGTGTCGAGCTGGCAGCGCTTTGCACCGAACACGATTCCTGCAGGTGCGAAAGCAGGCGGCAACTATTTGTCGGGCCAGTTGGTCGCACGTGAAGCACGTCGTCTGGGCTTCGGTGAGGGCATCGCGCTGGCATCCACGGGCTTGTTGAGCGAAGGCGCGGGCGAAAATCTGTTCCTGGTGTTTGACGGTGTTCTGCACACGACGCCGGTGAGCGCGGCATTGCTCAACGGCATTACGCGCAATTCACTCATGACACTGGCGCGCGATGCGGGCATCGATGTCGTTGAACGTGACTTGCCGCGCGAATATCTCTACTTGTGCGACGAAGTGTTCATGTGCGGCACGGCGGCAGAAATCACCCCGATTCGTTCGGTCGATGGCCGCCAGGTAGGCAGCGGTCGCGCAGGCCCCGTCACCTTGACGTTGCAAGAACTGTTCTTCGGCTTGTTCAGCGGCAAGACGCCTGACAAGTACGGTTGGCTGGAAGCCGTGTAA